In Excalfactoria chinensis isolate bCotChi1 chromosome 3, bCotChi1.hap2, whole genome shotgun sequence, one DNA window encodes the following:
- the MTLN gene encoding mitoregulin, with the protein MVLEALRPRAVRWALLAAFATGVLVGWQAARARRRFLRWRQSRLQRRLDAAREQLEAA; encoded by the coding sequence ATGGTGCTGGAGGCTCTGAGGCCTCGCGCGGTGCGCTGGGCGCTGCTGGCCGCCTTCGCCACCGGCGTGCTGGTGGGCTGGCAGGCCGCCCGCGCCCGCCGTCGTTTCCTCCGCTGGCGACAGAGCCGCCTGCAGCGCCGCTTGGACGCCGCCCGGGAGCAGCTGGAGGCGGCCTGA
- the NPHP1 gene encoding nephrocystin-1 isoform X2: MPGAAADPTAGTDRTAASALRWVEALRVESAGAGAGRREALRQRCFQLQKLVDENTNTLRSLKKADEPAPVGNYNQRKEEEEKLLLKLSQQLQKFCHLLDQDNAATNDTVNKRSLKDSQREDKDKEEDESADDNGESSEEEESEEADEEDENKLLDDPDVKECIAVGSFNAQQEGDLTFTKGEVLLIHDKKADGWWVAENSKGERGLVPRTYLAVHNEDEESQEESDEQIEVVDETADGTEIKKRTDSHWSAVRKAITESDTVEILAAMGAVPAGFRLSTLSQLLEEGNQFRAGYFLQPKLTPSQLAFKDLVWDSEKNTIYPVPTRVSLIITLCSCKTIPLPASSIQVLSRHVRLCLFNGNRVLSNIHTVRATWQPKNPQMWTFSARVTGILPSLLDGDCFVRSNSLSSNIGLLFELGITYIRNSTGEQQELSCGWAFQKLFTSDGMPVPSKMYELPLNGGTPYERGIEVDPSLSRRGSGVLHQLISLRKQPVLVVKLRSLSTQSKDIMNLLPETFIGSMCYIHLLIFYRQILGDALLRDRINMQSAELICNPILATFPQLVEQPDLMDALRSAWVDRERTLKRSEKRDREFLKSVFIQVYHNSVFPLLHSTLLPSYKWADEESEASRWRVIADFLRKNRENDGALQSLLSPENAHTAFDISELAYDFLGETRKNSPTV; this comes from the exons ATGCCCGGGGCCGCCGCTGATCCGACGGCCGGAACCGATCGCACCGCGGCTTCGGCGCTCCGATGG GTGGAGGCGCTGCGGGTAGAGAGCGCGGGCGCGGGCGCCGGGCGGCGAGAGGCCCTGAGGCAGAG atgttttcagctgcagaaactgGTGGATGAGAATACAAATACTCTTCGTAGTTTGAAAAAA GCTGATGAGCCTGCGCCTGTGGGGAATTACAAtcagaggaaagaagaagaagaaaaactattgCTAAAGCtatcccagcagctgcagaaattttGTCATCTCTTGGATCAGGATAACGCAGCTACAAATGATACAGT GAACAAGAGGAGTCTGAAAGATTCTCAAAGAGAAGACAAAGATAAAGAAGAGGATGAGAGTGCTGATGACAATGGTGAAAGtagtgaggaagaagaaagtgaagaagcaGATGAGGAAGATGAGAATAAATTGTTGGATGATCCTGATGTTAAAGAATGCATTGCAGTGGGAAGCTTTAATGCGCAGCAGGAAGGGGATCTCACATTTACG AAAGGTGAAGTCCTGCTTATACATGATAAGAAGGCGGATGGCTGGTGGGTAGCCGAGAACTCAAAAGGCGAGAGAGGCCTCGTGCCTAGGACCTATCTTGCG GTCCataatgaagatgaagaaagccAAGAGGAAAGTGATGAACAAATAGAAGTGGTGGATGAAACAGCAGATggaactgaaattaaaaaaag aacagACTCTCACTGGAGTGCTGTAAGAAAAGCTATCACAGAG agtGACACAGTAGAGATATTGGCAGCCATGGGAGCTGTTCCTGCAGGATTCCGTCTATCCACACTTTCCCAGCTCTTAGAAGAAG GTAATCAGTTCAGAGCAGGTTACTTCTTGCAGCCTAAACTAACTCCATCCCAGCTGGCTTTTAAAGATTTGGTGTGGgactctgaaaaaaatact ATCTATCCTGTACCAACTCGAGTATCCCTGATTATAACTTTGTGTAGCTGTAAAACGATTCCTCTCCCAGCATCCAGCATTCAGGTTCTCAGTAGACACGTTCGACTCTGTCTATTCAATGGCAATCGG GTACTGAGTAACATTCACACAGTGAGAGCTACGTGGCAACCTAAAAACCCTCAAATGTGGACCTTTTCTGCAAGG GTAACAGGCATTTTACCCAGCTTACTGGATGGTGACTGTTTTGTGAGGTCCAATTCCTTATCTTCCAACATTGGCTTACTATTCGAACTTGGCATCACTTACATTCGCAAC tcaACAGGTGAACAACAAGAGTTAAGCTGTGGCTGGGCGTTTCAGAAGCTTTTTACTTCTGATGGAATGCCTGTTCCTTCCAA AATGTATGAGCTGCCATTAAATGGTGGTACTCCCTATGAGAGAGGCATTGAGGTTGACCCATCACTATCAAGGAGAG GCAGTGGTGTTCTTCATCAGCTTATATCACTCAGGAAGCAGCCTGTGCTTGTAGTGAAGCTGAGGTCATTAAGCACGCAGTCAAAAGACATCATGAA TTTGTTACCAGAAACGTTTATTGGCAGTATGTGCTACATCCATCTCTTGATATTCTATCGACAAATACTTGGTGATGCACTCCTGAGAGACAGAATAAACATGCAAAGTGCAG AATTAATCTGTAATCCTATTTTAGCAACTTTTCCGCAACTCGTGGAACAGCCAGACCTGATGGATGCGCTGCGG AGTGCTTGGGTGGACAGAGAAAGAACTTTGAAGAGATCGGAAAAG agagaCCGAGAATTCCTGAAGTCTGTGTTCATCCAGGTGTACCACAACTCGGTCTTCCCTCTCCTCCACTCCACTTTGCTCCCCAGCTACAAGTGGGCAGATGAGGAGTCGGAAGCGTCTCGCTGGAGGGTGATTGCTGACTTCCTGAGAAAGAACCGAGAGAATGACGGTGCCCTTCAGTCTCTGCTATCCCCAGAAAATGCTCACACAGCCTTTGACATCTCAGAGCTGGCCTATGATTTCTTAGGAGAAACGAGGAAAAACAGTCCCACAGTATGA
- the NPHP1 gene encoding nephrocystin-1 isoform X1, whose product MTGRRARSPLQRVQRRSRELWAQVEALRVESAGAGAGRREALRQRCFQLQKLVDENTNTLRSLKKADEPAPVGNYNQRKEEEEKLLLKLSQQLQKFCHLLDQDNAATNDTVNKRSLKDSQREDKDKEEDESADDNGESSEEEESEEADEEDENKLLDDPDVKECIAVGSFNAQQEGDLTFTKGEVLLIHDKKADGWWVAENSKGERGLVPRTYLAVHNEDEESQEESDEQIEVVDETADGTEIKKRTDSHWSAVRKAITESDTVEILAAMGAVPAGFRLSTLSQLLEEGNQFRAGYFLQPKLTPSQLAFKDLVWDSEKNTIYPVPTRVSLIITLCSCKTIPLPASSIQVLSRHVRLCLFNGNRVLSNIHTVRATWQPKNPQMWTFSARVTGILPSLLDGDCFVRSNSLSSNIGLLFELGITYIRNSTGEQQELSCGWAFQKLFTSDGMPVPSKMYELPLNGGTPYERGIEVDPSLSRRGSGVLHQLISLRKQPVLVVKLRSLSTQSKDIMNLLPETFIGSMCYIHLLIFYRQILGDALLRDRINMQSAELICNPILATFPQLVEQPDLMDALRSAWVDRERTLKRSEKRDREFLKSVFIQVYHNSVFPLLHSTLLPSYKWADEESEASRWRVIADFLRKNRENDGALQSLLSPENAHTAFDISELAYDFLGETRKNSPTV is encoded by the exons ATGACGGGGCGGCGGGCTCGCAGCCCGCTGCAGCGAGTGCAGCGACGGAGCCGGGAGCTGTGGGCACAG GTGGAGGCGCTGCGGGTAGAGAGCGCGGGCGCGGGCGCCGGGCGGCGAGAGGCCCTGAGGCAGAG atgttttcagctgcagaaactgGTGGATGAGAATACAAATACTCTTCGTAGTTTGAAAAAA GCTGATGAGCCTGCGCCTGTGGGGAATTACAAtcagaggaaagaagaagaagaaaaactattgCTAAAGCtatcccagcagctgcagaaattttGTCATCTCTTGGATCAGGATAACGCAGCTACAAATGATACAGT GAACAAGAGGAGTCTGAAAGATTCTCAAAGAGAAGACAAAGATAAAGAAGAGGATGAGAGTGCTGATGACAATGGTGAAAGtagtgaggaagaagaaagtgaagaagcaGATGAGGAAGATGAGAATAAATTGTTGGATGATCCTGATGTTAAAGAATGCATTGCAGTGGGAAGCTTTAATGCGCAGCAGGAAGGGGATCTCACATTTACG AAAGGTGAAGTCCTGCTTATACATGATAAGAAGGCGGATGGCTGGTGGGTAGCCGAGAACTCAAAAGGCGAGAGAGGCCTCGTGCCTAGGACCTATCTTGCG GTCCataatgaagatgaagaaagccAAGAGGAAAGTGATGAACAAATAGAAGTGGTGGATGAAACAGCAGATggaactgaaattaaaaaaag aacagACTCTCACTGGAGTGCTGTAAGAAAAGCTATCACAGAG agtGACACAGTAGAGATATTGGCAGCCATGGGAGCTGTTCCTGCAGGATTCCGTCTATCCACACTTTCCCAGCTCTTAGAAGAAG GTAATCAGTTCAGAGCAGGTTACTTCTTGCAGCCTAAACTAACTCCATCCCAGCTGGCTTTTAAAGATTTGGTGTGGgactctgaaaaaaatact ATCTATCCTGTACCAACTCGAGTATCCCTGATTATAACTTTGTGTAGCTGTAAAACGATTCCTCTCCCAGCATCCAGCATTCAGGTTCTCAGTAGACACGTTCGACTCTGTCTATTCAATGGCAATCGG GTACTGAGTAACATTCACACAGTGAGAGCTACGTGGCAACCTAAAAACCCTCAAATGTGGACCTTTTCTGCAAGG GTAACAGGCATTTTACCCAGCTTACTGGATGGTGACTGTTTTGTGAGGTCCAATTCCTTATCTTCCAACATTGGCTTACTATTCGAACTTGGCATCACTTACATTCGCAAC tcaACAGGTGAACAACAAGAGTTAAGCTGTGGCTGGGCGTTTCAGAAGCTTTTTACTTCTGATGGAATGCCTGTTCCTTCCAA AATGTATGAGCTGCCATTAAATGGTGGTACTCCCTATGAGAGAGGCATTGAGGTTGACCCATCACTATCAAGGAGAG GCAGTGGTGTTCTTCATCAGCTTATATCACTCAGGAAGCAGCCTGTGCTTGTAGTGAAGCTGAGGTCATTAAGCACGCAGTCAAAAGACATCATGAA TTTGTTACCAGAAACGTTTATTGGCAGTATGTGCTACATCCATCTCTTGATATTCTATCGACAAATACTTGGTGATGCACTCCTGAGAGACAGAATAAACATGCAAAGTGCAG AATTAATCTGTAATCCTATTTTAGCAACTTTTCCGCAACTCGTGGAACAGCCAGACCTGATGGATGCGCTGCGG AGTGCTTGGGTGGACAGAGAAAGAACTTTGAAGAGATCGGAAAAG agagaCCGAGAATTCCTGAAGTCTGTGTTCATCCAGGTGTACCACAACTCGGTCTTCCCTCTCCTCCACTCCACTTTGCTCCCCAGCTACAAGTGGGCAGATGAGGAGTCGGAAGCGTCTCGCTGGAGGGTGATTGCTGACTTCCTGAGAAAGAACCGAGAGAATGACGGTGCCCTTCAGTCTCTGCTATCCCCAGAAAATGCTCACACAGCCTTTGACATCTCAGAGCTGGCCTATGATTTCTTAGGAGAAACGAGGAAAAACAGTCCCACAGTATGA
- the NPHP1 gene encoding nephrocystin-1 isoform X3 has product MTGRRARSPLQRVQRRSRELWAQVEALRVESAGAGAGRREALRQRCFQLQKLVDENTNTLRSLKKADEPAPVGNYNQRKEEEEKLLLKLSQQLQKFCHLLDQDNAATNDTVNKRSLKDSQREDKDKEEDESADDNGESSEEEESEEADEEDENKLLDDPDVKECIAVGSFNAQQEGDLTFTKGEVLLIHDKKADGWWVAENSKGERGLVPRTYLAVHNEDEESQEESDEQIEVVDETADGTEIKKRTDSHWSAVRKAITESDTVEILAAMGAVPAGFRLSTLSQLLEEGNQFRAGYFLQPKLTPSQLAFKDLVWDSEKNTIYPVPTRVSLIITLCSCKTIPLPASSIQVLSRHVRLCLFNGNRVLSNIHTVRATWQPKNPQMWTFSARVTGILPSLLDGDCFVRSNSLSSNIGLLFELGITYIRNSTGEQQELSCGWAFQKLFTSDGMPVPSKMYELPLNGGTPYERGIEVDPSLSRRGSGVLHQLISLRKQPVLVVKLRSLSTQSKDIMNLLPETFIGSMCYIHLLIFYRQILGDALLRDRINMQSAATFPQLVEQPDLMDALRSAWVDRERTLKRSEKRDREFLKSVFIQVYHNSVFPLLHSTLLPSYKWADEESEASRWRVIADFLRKNRENDGALQSLLSPENAHTAFDISELAYDFLGETRKNSPTV; this is encoded by the exons ATGACGGGGCGGCGGGCTCGCAGCCCGCTGCAGCGAGTGCAGCGACGGAGCCGGGAGCTGTGGGCACAG GTGGAGGCGCTGCGGGTAGAGAGCGCGGGCGCGGGCGCCGGGCGGCGAGAGGCCCTGAGGCAGAG atgttttcagctgcagaaactgGTGGATGAGAATACAAATACTCTTCGTAGTTTGAAAAAA GCTGATGAGCCTGCGCCTGTGGGGAATTACAAtcagaggaaagaagaagaagaaaaactattgCTAAAGCtatcccagcagctgcagaaattttGTCATCTCTTGGATCAGGATAACGCAGCTACAAATGATACAGT GAACAAGAGGAGTCTGAAAGATTCTCAAAGAGAAGACAAAGATAAAGAAGAGGATGAGAGTGCTGATGACAATGGTGAAAGtagtgaggaagaagaaagtgaagaagcaGATGAGGAAGATGAGAATAAATTGTTGGATGATCCTGATGTTAAAGAATGCATTGCAGTGGGAAGCTTTAATGCGCAGCAGGAAGGGGATCTCACATTTACG AAAGGTGAAGTCCTGCTTATACATGATAAGAAGGCGGATGGCTGGTGGGTAGCCGAGAACTCAAAAGGCGAGAGAGGCCTCGTGCCTAGGACCTATCTTGCG GTCCataatgaagatgaagaaagccAAGAGGAAAGTGATGAACAAATAGAAGTGGTGGATGAAACAGCAGATggaactgaaattaaaaaaag aacagACTCTCACTGGAGTGCTGTAAGAAAAGCTATCACAGAG agtGACACAGTAGAGATATTGGCAGCCATGGGAGCTGTTCCTGCAGGATTCCGTCTATCCACACTTTCCCAGCTCTTAGAAGAAG GTAATCAGTTCAGAGCAGGTTACTTCTTGCAGCCTAAACTAACTCCATCCCAGCTGGCTTTTAAAGATTTGGTGTGGgactctgaaaaaaatact ATCTATCCTGTACCAACTCGAGTATCCCTGATTATAACTTTGTGTAGCTGTAAAACGATTCCTCTCCCAGCATCCAGCATTCAGGTTCTCAGTAGACACGTTCGACTCTGTCTATTCAATGGCAATCGG GTACTGAGTAACATTCACACAGTGAGAGCTACGTGGCAACCTAAAAACCCTCAAATGTGGACCTTTTCTGCAAGG GTAACAGGCATTTTACCCAGCTTACTGGATGGTGACTGTTTTGTGAGGTCCAATTCCTTATCTTCCAACATTGGCTTACTATTCGAACTTGGCATCACTTACATTCGCAAC tcaACAGGTGAACAACAAGAGTTAAGCTGTGGCTGGGCGTTTCAGAAGCTTTTTACTTCTGATGGAATGCCTGTTCCTTCCAA AATGTATGAGCTGCCATTAAATGGTGGTACTCCCTATGAGAGAGGCATTGAGGTTGACCCATCACTATCAAGGAGAG GCAGTGGTGTTCTTCATCAGCTTATATCACTCAGGAAGCAGCCTGTGCTTGTAGTGAAGCTGAGGTCATTAAGCACGCAGTCAAAAGACATCATGAA TTTGTTACCAGAAACGTTTATTGGCAGTATGTGCTACATCCATCTCTTGATATTCTATCGACAAATACTTGGTGATGCACTCCTGAGAGACAGAATAAACATGCAAAGTGCAG CAACTTTTCCGCAACTCGTGGAACAGCCAGACCTGATGGATGCGCTGCGG AGTGCTTGGGTGGACAGAGAAAGAACTTTGAAGAGATCGGAAAAG agagaCCGAGAATTCCTGAAGTCTGTGTTCATCCAGGTGTACCACAACTCGGTCTTCCCTCTCCTCCACTCCACTTTGCTCCCCAGCTACAAGTGGGCAGATGAGGAGTCGGAAGCGTCTCGCTGGAGGGTGATTGCTGACTTCCTGAGAAAGAACCGAGAGAATGACGGTGCCCTTCAGTCTCTGCTATCCCCAGAAAATGCTCACACAGCCTTTGACATCTCAGAGCTGGCCTATGATTTCTTAGGAGAAACGAGGAAAAACAGTCCCACAGTATGA
- the MALL gene encoding MAL-like protein isoform X2: MASASPTATTLQPSLPSGPVIFKTIPYAFILPEIICGAWVWILVAATSVSFPLLQGWVMYVSLTSCLISLLLLISYLFGFHRNSNNWKVLDSLYHGATAILYMSAAVLQANATINSEFRFSSPLYYQLNCAASFFAFITTFLYILHAFSNYYQ; the protein is encoded by the exons ATGGCATCAGCATCTCCCACTGCAACCACCTTGcagccctccctgccctctGGACCGGTCatctttaaaaccattccctaCGCCTTCATCCTGCCGGAGATA ATCTGCGGGGCCTGGGTTTGGATCCTCGTTGCCGCTACCTCAGTCTCCTTCCcgctgctgcagggatgggttATGTACGTGTCCCTTACCTCCTGCCTCATCTCCCTGTTGCTACTCATAAGTTACCTCTTCGGCTTtcacagaaacagcaacaactgGAAAGTGCTG GATAGTTTGTACCACGGTGCCACAGCCATTCTGTACATGAGTGCTGCTGTCTTGCAAGCCAATGCCACAATCAACTCTGAGTTCCGCTTCAGCTCACCACTCTACTACCAACTCAACTGTGCCGCATCG TTCTTTGCCTTCATCACGACCTTCCTGTATATCCTTCATGCCTTCAGCAACTACTACCAGTGA
- the MALL gene encoding MAL-like protein isoform X1, whose translation MASASPTATTLQPSLPSGPVIFKTIPYAFILPEIICGAWVWILVAATSVSFPLLQGWVMYVSLTSCLISLLLLISYLFGFHRNSNNWKVLDSLYHGATAILYMSAAVLQANATINSEFRFSSPLYYQLNCAASVSQSRSTLAASPGEMQKHLLCITLCSQHDGVRGAQQLRDILGNVGTLLLL comes from the exons ATGGCATCAGCATCTCCCACTGCAACCACCTTGcagccctccctgccctctGGACCGGTCatctttaaaaccattccctaCGCCTTCATCCTGCCGGAGATA ATCTGCGGGGCCTGGGTTTGGATCCTCGTTGCCGCTACCTCAGTCTCCTTCCcgctgctgcagggatgggttATGTACGTGTCCCTTACCTCCTGCCTCATCTCCCTGTTGCTACTCATAAGTTACCTCTTCGGCTTtcacagaaacagcaacaactgGAAAGTGCTG GATAGTTTGTACCACGGTGCCACAGCCATTCTGTACATGAGTGCTGCTGTCTTGCAAGCCAATGCCACAATCAACTCTGAGTTCCGCTTCAGCTCACCACTCTACTACCAACTCAACTGTGCCGCATCGGTGAGTCAGTCCAGAAGCACCCTGGCAGCCTCTCCTGGGGAGATGCAGAAGCATCTTTTGTGCATCACGCTGTGCAGCCAGCATGATGGGGTTCGTGGGGCTCAGCAGCTCAGGGATATCCTGGGCAATGTGGGGACTTTGCTACTTCTATGA